Genomic DNA from Streptomyces sp. AM 2-1-1:
CGGTCGCGGAGTACACCATCGCCATGATCCTGCTCTCCGGGAAGCGGGTGCTGGAGCGGGCGCGGGAGTTCCGCGTGGCCCGCGACCGGGGCGACTGGCTGCGGGTCCCCGACGACGTCGGCAACTACCGCCGCACCGTGGGCATCCTCTCGGCCTCACTGATCGGCCGGCGGGTGATCGAACTGCTGCGCCCCTACGACCTGCGGGTGCTGCTGCACGATCCGTACGTCTCGGCCGAGGAGGCGGCGTCGCTGGGCGTCGAAGCGGCCGGGCTCACCGAACTCTTCGCCCGCAGCGACGTGGTGAGCGTCCACACCCCCCTGCTGCCCGGGACGCGCGGGCTCGTCAGCCGCGAACTGCTCACCTCCATGCGGCCGGACGCGACCCTGATCAACACCTCGCGCGGCGCTGTCGTCGACCAGGACGCGCTCACCGACGTGCTCCGGCAGAAGCGGATCCGGGCCGTCGTCGACGTCACCGACCCGGATCCGCTGCCCGCCGGCCACCCGCTGTGGGAGTGCGAGAACGCGCTGATCACCCCGCACCTCGCCGGATCCCAGGGCAACGAATGGCGCCGGCTTGCCGATCTGGCGACCGGTGAGGTGGCGCGCTGGGCCGCGGGCGACGGCTTCGCCCATCCCGTACGACCAGAAAGGCTGGCCTTCCTCGCATGAGCTCCGCCCCCCTCTCCCCTCCCTTCCACCTCCCCCCCGAGGACCGCACGCTCAGCCCTTTCACCGGTTACACCCGGGCGCACTGGGAGGCCGCCGCGGACGGTCTGCTGCACGCGGCCTGGAAGTGGGCCACCCCCGGCCGCGCCCTGCTCGACCTGCCGGGCCGGCCGTCCGGCTCCGGGGTCCGCTCCGACGGGCTGGAGGGATACGCGCGCACCTTCCTCGCCGCCGCGTTCCGGGTCGTGGGCGCCGGGGGCGACGACCCGCACGGCTGGCTGGAGCGGTACGCGGACGGCCTCGCCGCCGGTACGCGGACGCCGGGGCGCGACGACACCGAGTCCTGGCCGCTCATCCGCGACCACACGGTCTTCGGTCAGCCCATGGTGGAGTCGGCGTCCGTCGCCCTCGGCCTGCGGCTGACCCGTCCGTGGCTCTGGGACCGGCTCGACGCCACCACCCAGGACCGCGCCGAGGAGTGGCTGCGCGGATCGCTGCGTCACACCCCCGCCCCGAACAACTGGTACCTCTTCCCCTACACGGTCGCCGGGTTCCTGGAGTCCGTCGGCCGGGGCGACGCGGCCACGGCGCGGGCCCGGGCCCGCGCGTTCGACCTGCTGGAGGGGTGGTACCGGGGCGACGGCTGGTACGCGGACGGGGACGGGCGGGCCTTCGACCACTACAACGGCTGGGCGCTGCACCTCTATCCGGTGCTGGACGCGCACCTTTGCGGCGACGGGGAACCGCTGGCCCACTACGGCGGCCGGCTGCGCGAGCACCTGGAGAGCTTCTCGCTGATGTTCGGCGCGGACGGGGCGCCGCTGCACTTCGGGCGTTCCCTCGCCTACCGGTTCGCGGCGGGCGCGGCGGTCGGCATGGGTGCGGTCTCCGGACACACCCCGCTCTCCCCGGGTGCTTCCCGGCGGCTGGTCAGCGGTTCGCTGCGGTACTTCCTGGAGCGCGGGGCCACCGGTGAGGACGGGGTGCTGAGCCTCGGGTGGCACGGCCCGCACACCGCGACCCTCCAGAGGTACTCGGGGCCGGCGTCGCCGTACTGGGCGTCGAAGGCGTTCGTGGCGCTGCTCGCCCCGGCGGACCACCCGCTGTGGACGGCTCGGGAGGAGGCCGCCCCGAGCGACGGTCCCGACCGGGTGCTGTCGCTGCCGGCGCCGGGGCTGCTGGTCCAGTCGACCCGGTCGGACGGGATCGTCCGGCTGCACAACCACGGCAGCGACCATGTCCGGCCGCACGAGGGCGAGTCGGCGGCCGAGGCGGACCCGCACTACGGGCGGTTCGCGTACTCCACGGCCACCGGTCCCTCGTCGGCGGCGAACGTCGCGGACAACCACCTTTCCGTCAGCGCCGGCGGGGCCCGGAGCGTCCGCCGCCGGATCCATCCGCTGGGCGCCGGGCACGGGGACGGCTGGGGCTGGGCGGCCTCCTGGCACATGCCGGTCTTCCCGGGGCAGCCGCCGGCCGTCCCCGGACTGCGGGTGGAGAGTGTCACCTTCGTACGCGGGCGTCACGAACTCCGCGTCCACCGGGTCCTCGGCGCCCCGGCGGGTACCCGTCTCGAACAGACCGGCTGGGCGACGGCCCCCGGCGCCTCACCGCACTCCGCCCTGCACGGGCTGCACGGCTGGGAGTCGCGGGAAGAGGTACGCGCCCCGCAGGGCACCGCCTACACCCGGTGGGCGGTGCTGCCCCGGCTGGCCGCCGACGCCGAGGGCACCGCGGTCCTGGTCGCCCTGGCCTCACTCACCGGCGAGACGGATCCGGCGCCGGCGACCGAGGCGGTGAGCGCGGTGGACGTGCCGGCAGGTGACGCGGGCGCCGGGGACACGGTGGAGGTGGTCTGGTCCGAGGACGGCGCGCTCACCCGGATCGCCTTCGGCCCCCGGGCTCCCGCTGCCGCGCCCGTATCCGTGTCGGTGGAGCACGGCACCAGGTGACGCCTCGGCGCCCGCCTCGGACGTCGTGTCACACGTCGGCGCGGGCGCACGTCGGCGCCCGTGTCACACGTCGGGGCGGGCGTCACACGTCCGTCCGGATGATCACCACCAGGGTCCGGGGCCCGTGCACCCCTTCCACCCGCTCCAGTTCGATGTCGGACGTGGCCGAGGGCCCGCTGATCAGGGTCGTCGGCCGCTCCGGTACGAGGCGTGCCACCGCCTCCGGGACCCCGGCCTCCACCGTGGAGAGGTCGACGACGCAGACGTGCAGGTCGGGGACGAGGGAGAGCGCGCGGCGCCCCTGGTCCCCGGAACCGTCCAGAAAGATCGTGCCGGTCTCCGCGCAGCTGACGGCGGACGCCGTCACCACGCCGTCCAGCGCGCCGAGCGAGGGCGCCGGGATGTCGGCGGAGTCCCGCTGGACCTCCCCGTCCCAGGCCGCCGACCACCCGGCGTCGAGCCCGGCCGGTACGCCGATCCGGCGGGCACCGTGCTCCCGCAGCACCTGTGCGATCACCTCCGCCGTCCGGTCCGCGGTGCACGGGTGGACCCGCGCCCTGTAGTCGACGAGCCGGTCGGTGAGGAGGGCGAGCCGTTCGGCGTCGGGGAGGACGCGTCCGGTGCGGTAGGCGCGCGGGACGGTGACCGGGCGGGCCGGCGCGAGCGCCAGGGCATCGCGCACCCGGCCGAGGACGGTGTCACGTGCGGTCGTCACTTCTCCTCCTGGGTGGGAGCGTCCGGGCCGTCCTCGGCACCACCGCCGGCGGCGCCGGTGGCCGCGCCCTCGTCGGCCGCGGCCTTCAGGGTGGCGGCGCCTTCGGCCGAGGCGAGCCAGGCGCGGAAGGTCTGCTTCGGAGGTGCCGGGGTGTCCCGGCTGTCGCTCCAGCCGTCGAAGGGTGCGGGAACCCGCCCGATCGTGCCGTCCTTGCCCGCGACGATCCGTCCGAGACCGGCGGCCTTCTGTGCCGCCGTGAAGAGCTTCGGGTGCCGCATCACCGTGGCCGCGGCCTTCATGGCGAGCTTCTCGGGCGTCGTACCGGCCTGTTCGGTGTTCTGGTGGCGCAGCTCGACCAGGAGCGAGGGGATGTCGATCTTGACGGGGCAGGCGTCGAAGCAGGCGCCGCAGAGGCTGGAGGCGTACGGCAGCGAGCTGTTGGGGTCGTCCTTCGCGGCGTGCATCCCCGCGAGCTGCGGGGTGAGGACCGCGCCGATCGGGCCCGGGTAGGTCGAGCCGTAGGCGTGGCCGCCGGCGCGTTCGTAGACCGGGCAGACGTTGAGGCAGGCGGAGCAGCGGATGCAGTTGAGGGCCTCGCGCCCGACCTTGTCGGCGAGCGCGGCGGTCCGGCCGTTGTCGAGGAGGACCAGGTGGAACGCCTGCGGGCCGTCGCCGGGCGTGACCCCGGTCCACATCGAGGTGTACGGGTTCATTCGCTCGCCGGTGGAGGAACGCGGCAGGAGCTGGAGGAAGACTTCGAGGTCGGTGTAGCGGGGCAGCACCTTCTCGATGCCCATCACCGTGATCAGGGTGTCGGGCAGGGTGAGGCACATCCGGCCGTTGCCCTCGGACTCGACGACGGAGAGGGTGCCGGTCTCGGCGATGCCGAAGTTGGCGCCGGAGACCGCGACCCGGGTGGTCATGAACTTCTCGCGCAAGTAGGCGCGCGCGACGGCGGCGAGGTGCGCCGGCACGTTGTCCAGCGCGGGGTCGACGCCGGGGATCTCCTTGAGGAAGATCTCCCGGATCTCGTCACGGTTGCGGTGGATCGCCGGCACCAGGATGTGCGAGGGCTTGTCGTGGGCGAGCTGCACAATGAGTTCGGCGAGGTCGGTCTCGTACGGCGTGATCCCGGCCGATTCGAGGTGCTCGTTGAGGCCGATCTCCTGCGTGGCCATGGACTTGACCTTGATGACCTCGTTGCTGCCGGTCGCCCTGATCAGTTCGGTGACGATCTCGTTGGCCTCGGCGCCGTCACGCGCCCAGTGGACCGTGCCGCCGTGCTCGGTGACCTTCGCCTCCAGTTGCTCCAGGAGCTCGGGCAGGCGGTTCATGGTGTCGGTCTTGATGGCCGCGCCCGCCTCGCGCAGGTGCTCCCAGTCGGGGAGCTCGCCGGTGACGTTCAGGCGCTTGGCGCGGATGGTGCGGGTCGCCTTGCCGAGGTTGCGGCGCAGCTGTTCGTTGCGCAGCTCGTCGTGGGCGGCGGCGGGGAACTTCCGTTCGCCGCGCAGGTTCCCCGTTCCGTACGGGGAGCGCGGGGGCGCGGGGGGCATGCCGAGGAAGGTGCTCGTACGGCTGCTCATACGGCGGCCTCCTCCTTCATGGGGTAGGGCGCGGTGCGGGTGGCGGCGAGGATCTGCGCGAGGTGCAGGGTGCGGGTGCCGGACGAGATGCGGTGGAGCCCGCCGCCGATGTGCATCAGGCAGGAGGAGTCGCCGGCGGTGCAGACGTCGGCCCCGGTGGAACCGATGGCGCGGATCTTGTCCTGGAGCATCGCGGAGGAGGTCCCGGCGTTCTTCAGCGCGAAGGTGCCGCCGAATCCGCAGCACGCGTCGGCCTCGGGCAGCTCGACGAGGTCGATGGAGTCGACCGCGCGCAGCAGGCGCAGCGGCTTCTCCCCGACGCGGAGCATCCGCAGCGAGTGGCAGGTGGGGTGGTAGGTCACGCGGTGCGGGAAGTACCCGCCGACGTCGGTGGCGTCGAGCACGTCGACGAGGAACTCCGAGAGCTCGTACGTCTTGGCTTCGACCGTGGCGACCCCGGCGCGGAGCGCGGCGTCGCCGTATCGCTCGGCGACGAGGCGGTGCTGGTGGCGGACCGACCCGGCGCAGGAGCCGGAGGGCATGACGACCGCCTCGATCGACGCGTCCCCGAACTGGTCGGCGAAGTTGCGGACCAGCGGCAGCGGCTCGCGCTGGTAGCCGGTGTTGACGTGCATC
This window encodes:
- a CDS encoding hydroxyacid dehydrogenase, with the protein product MHTSAAPRTFRRPRAVLAMKPDAAAAVLPPDALAALGEVCDLTPPPALDDFTTDRARTALADAEVLITGWGCPPIDEGVLAAAPALRAVVHTAGSVRGHVTEACWARGIAVSSAASANALPVAEYTIAMILLSGKRVLERAREFRVARDRGDWLRVPDDVGNYRRTVGILSASLIGRRVIELLRPYDLRVLLHDPYVSAEEAASLGVEAAGLTELFARSDVVSVHTPLLPGTRGLVSRELLTSMRPDATLINTSRGAVVDQDALTDVLRQKRIRAVVDVTDPDPLPAGHPLWECENALITPHLAGSQGNEWRRLADLATGEVARWAAGDGFAHPVRPERLAFLA
- a CDS encoding DUF2264 domain-containing protein — its product is MSSAPLSPPFHLPPEDRTLSPFTGYTRAHWEAAADGLLHAAWKWATPGRALLDLPGRPSGSGVRSDGLEGYARTFLAAAFRVVGAGGDDPHGWLERYADGLAAGTRTPGRDDTESWPLIRDHTVFGQPMVESASVALGLRLTRPWLWDRLDATTQDRAEEWLRGSLRHTPAPNNWYLFPYTVAGFLESVGRGDAATARARARAFDLLEGWYRGDGWYADGDGRAFDHYNGWALHLYPVLDAHLCGDGEPLAHYGGRLREHLESFSLMFGADGAPLHFGRSLAYRFAAGAAVGMGAVSGHTPLSPGASRRLVSGSLRYFLERGATGEDGVLSLGWHGPHTATLQRYSGPASPYWASKAFVALLAPADHPLWTAREEAAPSDGPDRVLSLPAPGLLVQSTRSDGIVRLHNHGSDHVRPHEGESAAEADPHYGRFAYSTATGPSSAANVADNHLSVSAGGARSVRRRIHPLGAGHGDGWGWAASWHMPVFPGQPPAVPGLRVESVTFVRGRHELRVHRVLGAPAGTRLEQTGWATAPGASPHSALHGLHGWESREEVRAPQGTAYTRWAVLPRLAADAEGTAVLVALASLTGETDPAPATEAVSAVDVPAGDAGAGDTVEVVWSEDGALTRIAFGPRAPAAAPVSVSVEHGTR
- a CDS encoding LUD domain-containing protein; this encodes MTTARDTVLGRVRDALALAPARPVTVPRAYRTGRVLPDAERLALLTDRLVDYRARVHPCTADRTAEVIAQVLREHGARRIGVPAGLDAGWSAAWDGEVQRDSADIPAPSLGALDGVVTASAVSCAETGTIFLDGSGDQGRRALSLVPDLHVCVVDLSTVEAGVPEAVARLVPERPTTLISGPSATSDIELERVEGVHGPRTLVVIIRTDV
- a CDS encoding lactate utilization protein B; this translates as MSSRTSTFLGMPPAPPRSPYGTGNLRGERKFPAAAHDELRNEQLRRNLGKATRTIRAKRLNVTGELPDWEHLREAGAAIKTDTMNRLPELLEQLEAKVTEHGGTVHWARDGAEANEIVTELIRATGSNEVIKVKSMATQEIGLNEHLESAGITPYETDLAELIVQLAHDKPSHILVPAIHRNRDEIREIFLKEIPGVDPALDNVPAHLAAVARAYLREKFMTTRVAVSGANFGIAETGTLSVVESEGNGRMCLTLPDTLITVMGIEKVLPRYTDLEVFLQLLPRSSTGERMNPYTSMWTGVTPGDGPQAFHLVLLDNGRTAALADKVGREALNCIRCSACLNVCPVYERAGGHAYGSTYPGPIGAVLTPQLAGMHAAKDDPNSSLPYASSLCGACFDACPVKIDIPSLLVELRHQNTEQAGTTPEKLAMKAAATVMRHPKLFTAAQKAAGLGRIVAGKDGTIGRVPAPFDGWSDSRDTPAPPKQTFRAWLASAEGAATLKAAADEGAATGAAGGGAEDGPDAPTQEEK
- a CDS encoding (Fe-S)-binding protein, which codes for MRVGLFATCLGDTLFPEAVKSTAVLLARLGHEIVFPPGQTCCGQMHVNTGYQREPLPLVRNFADQFGDASIEAVVMPSGSCAGSVRHQHRLVAERYGDAALRAGVATVEAKTYELSEFLVDVLDATDVGGYFPHRVTYHPTCHSLRMLRVGEKPLRLLRAVDSIDLVELPEADACCGFGGTFALKNAGTSSAMLQDKIRAIGSTGADVCTAGDSSCLMHIGGGLHRISSGTRTLHLAQILAATRTAPYPMKEEAAV